From Pan troglodytes isolate AG18354 chromosome 9, NHGRI_mPanTro3-v2.0_pri, whole genome shotgun sequence, the proteins below share one genomic window:
- the LOC112204807 gene encoding olfactory receptor 5AL1, whose translation MCALKGFLEENFYTYSVAKGNHSTVYEFILLGLTDNAELQVTLFGIFLVVYLASFMGNFGLIMLIQISPQLHTPMYFFLSRLAFVDFSFTSSVAPNTLVNFLCEVKSITFYACAIQICCFITFVVCELYLLSIMAYDQYVAICNPLLYIILIPRKLCIKLIASTYVYGFTVGLVQTVATFYLSFCDSNVINHFYCDDVPLVALACSDTHVKELMLLIIAGFNTLCSLVIVLISYGFIFFAILRIHSAEGRQKAFSTCVSHLTSITIFYGTIIFMYLQPKSSHSLNMDKVASVFNVVVIPTLNPLIYSLRNQEVKNALKRIIEKLCLAVQ comes from the coding sequence ATGTGTGCTCTAAAGGGTTTTCTGGAAGAAAACTTTTATACCTACTCAGTGGCCAAAGGCAATCATTCAACAGTGTATGAATTTATCCTCTTGGGACTCACAGATAATGCAGAGCTTCAAGTCACTCTCTTTGGTATATTCCTTGTAGTATACTTAGCTAGCTTTATGGGTAATTTCGGTTTGATTATGCTAATTCAAATCAGTCCTCAGCTTCATACACCCATGTATTTTTTCCTCAGCCGTCTggcttttgttgatttttcttttacttcatcTGTCGCCCCAAATACCTTGGTAAATTTTCTGTGTGAAGTTAAAAGTATAACATTTTATGCATGTGCCATTCAGATATGCTGCTTCATCACATTTGTAGTTTGTGAATTATATTTGCTCTCAATCATGGCATATGATCAGTATGTTGCCATCTGTAACCCTTTACTTTATATCATTCTCATTCCTAGAAAACTCTGTATTAAACTGATTGCTAGCACATATGTGTATGGATTCACTGTGGGACTTGTACAGACAGTGGCGACATTCtacttgtctttttgtgattCCAACGTGATCAACCACTTCTACTGTGATGATGTTCCATTAGTGGCTCTGGCCTGTTCTGACACTCATGTCAAAGAGCTGATGTTGTTAATCATTGCTGGGTTCAATACTCTCTGCTCTCTAGTAATTGTGCTGATTTCttatggtttcattttctttgccATCCTGAGGATACATTCTGCTGAAGGGAGACAGAAAGCATTTTCTACCTGTGTTTCCCATCTGACCTCCATCACAATATTTTATGGAACAATCATTTTCATGTACCTGCAGCCCAAGTCAAGCCATTCCCTGAATATGGATAAAGTTGCTTCTGTGTTTAATGTGGTAGTGATTCCTACGTTAAACCCACTGATCTATAGCTTAAGAAATCAGGAGGTAAAAAATGCACTAAAGAGAATTATAGAAAAGTTATGTTTGGCTGTCCAATAA
- the LOC466563 gene encoding olfactory receptor 8U3: MAEVNITYVTVFILKGITNRPELQAPCFGVFLVIYLVTVLGNLGLITLIKIDTRLHTPMYYFLSHLAFVDLCYSSAITPKMMVNFVVERNTIPFHACATQLGCFLTFMITECFLLASMAYDRYVAICSPLHYSTLMSRRVCIQLVAVPYIYSFLVALFHTVITFHLTYCGPNLINHFYCEDLPLLALSCSDTHMKEILIFAFAGFDMICSSSIVLTSYIFIIAAILRIRSTQGRHKAISTCGSHMMTVTIFYGTLIFMYLQPKSNHSLDTDKMASVFYTVVIPMLNPLIYSLRNKEVKDASKKALDKGCENLQILKFLKIRKLY, from the coding sequence ATGGCTGAAGTTAATATCACTTATGTCACTGTATTCATTCTGAAAGGAATTACCAACCGGCCAGAGCTTCAGGCCCCGTGCTTTGGGGTGTTTTTAGTTATCTATCTGGTCACAGTGCTGGGCAATCTTGGGTTGATTACCTTAATCAAGATTGATACTCGACTCCACACACCTATGTACTATTTCCTCAGCCACCTGGCCTTTGTTGACCTTTGTTACTCCTCTGCTATTACACCGAAGATGATGGTGAATTTTGTCGTGGAACGCaacaccattcctttccatgcttgTGCAACCCAACTGGGTTGTTTTCTCACCTTCATGATCACTGAGTGTTTCCTTCTAGCCTCCATGGCCTACGATCGCTATGTCGCCATCTGTAGTCCCCTGCATTATTCAACACTGATGTCAAGAAGAGTCTGCATTCAACTGGTGGCAGTTCCATATATATACAGCTTCCTGGTTGCCCTCTTCCACACTGTTATCACTTTCCATCTGACTTACTGTGGCCCAAACTTAATTAACCATTTCTATTGTGAAGACCTCCCCCTCTTAGCTCTGTCCTGCTCAGACACACAcatgaaggaaattctgatatttGCCTTTGCTGGCTTTGATATGATCTGTTCCTCTTCCATTGTCCTCACCTCCTACATCTTTATTATTGCCGCTATCCTAAGGATCCGCTCTACTCAGGGGCGACACAAAGCCATTTCCACCTGTGGCTCCCATATGATGACTGTCACTATTTTCTATGGCACACTGATCTTTATGTACCTACAGCCCAAATCAAATCACTCCTTGGACACAGACAAGATGGCTTCTGTATTTTACACAGTGGTGATCCCCATGTTAAACCCCCTAATCTATAGTCTAAGgaacaaagaagtgaaagatgccTCAAAGAAAGCCTTGGATAAAGGTTGTGAAAACTTacagatattaaaatttttaaaaataagaaaactttatTAA